One genomic segment of Elgaria multicarinata webbii isolate HBS135686 ecotype San Diego chromosome 21, rElgMul1.1.pri, whole genome shotgun sequence includes these proteins:
- the HCN3 gene encoding potassium/sodium hyperpolarization-activated cyclic nucleotide-gated channel 3 produces the protein MLQPAVNKFSLRMFGSHKAVEIEQQRVKSAGYWIIHPYSDFRFYWDLIMLLLMVGNLIILPVGITFFKDENTPPWIVFNVLSDTFFLADLVLNFRTGIVVEDNTEIILDPHTIKMKYLKSWFLVDFVSSIPVDYIFLIVDLETQVDSDVYKTARALRIVRFTKILSLLRLLRLSRLIRYIHQWEEIFHMTYDLASAVVRIFNLIGMMLLLCHWDGCLQFLVPMLQDFPEDCWVSINHMVNDSWGKQYSHALFKAMSHMLCIGYGQQAPEGMTDVWLTMLSMIVGATCYAMFIGHATALIQSLDSSRRQYQEKYKQVEQYMSFHKLPGDTRQRIHEYYEHRYQGKMFDEENILGELSEPLKEEIINFNCRNLVANMPLFANADPNFVTAMLTKLRFEVFQPGDFIIREGTVGKKMYFIQHGVVSILTRGSKEMKLSDGSYFGEICLLTRGRRTASVRADTYCRLYSLSVDNFNEVLEEYPMMRRAFETVAMDRLDRIGKKNSILLRKRAEHSSSTVNNEIIQQIVKHDQDMAYNIQDLQPVMAGRELSGKPVIWEPLVHAPLQTAAATTNVAIALTHQQSLAAHIFLPPSSSVSSPLSPDAVLIPRHPRHSQPSLGGSRPSSVSSPASGAQSHLQTPAAGSPSSPMVQGTSPLESAGPRGIPLGPPIPRPVQRGEAVPGGSQPQLSKSRGTSVSTSLLQQPASASSLPPGRTLHYSLSRATGSHISLFLQPQQLVRHRSTQGLSVGRLTQDVRPLSASQPSLPHRLTQQADMGPSQQARKSAGNLTHRSSPSVPGLLAKAASGVAVRPALPQQVPLGSSRSASGASTPQSPASTPRPTATPSRKGSVAFSPDVDTGKPKLASNM, from the exons ATGCTCCAGCCGGCCGTCAACAAGTTCTCCCTGCGCATGTTCGGCAGCCACAAGGCCGTGGAGATCGAGCAGCAGCGCGTCAAGTCCGCCGGGTACTGGATCATCCACCCCTACAGCGATTTCAG gttCTATTGGGACTTGATCATGTTGCTACTCATGGTGGGGAATCTGATCATCCTGCCAGTAGGCATCACATTCTTCAAGGATGAGAACACCCCGCCTTGGATCGTCTTCAACGTCCTCTCAGACACCTTCTTCCTGGCCGACCTGGTCCTGAATTTCCGGACGGGCATCGTGGTGGAAGACAACACCGAGATCATCCTGGACCCGCACACCATCAAGATGAAATACCTCAAGAGCTGGTTCCTGGTCGACTTTGTCTCTTCCATCCCTGTTGACTACATCTTCCTCATCGTAGACCTGGAGACCCAGGTGGATTCAGATGTCTACAAAACGGCCCGGGCACTCCGCATCGTCCGATTCACCAAGATTCTCAGCTTGCTCCGCCTCCTACGGCTCTCGCGGCTCATCCGTTACATCCACCAATGGGAGGAG ATCTTCCACATGACCTACGACTTGGCGAGCGCCGTGGTGCGGATCTTCAACCTCATTGGGATGATGCTTCTGCTGTGTCACTGGGATGGGTGTCTGCAGTTCCTGGTACCCATGTTGCAGGACTTCCCGGAGGACTGCTGGGTCTCCATCAACCACATGGTG AACGACTCTTGGGGTAAACAGTACTCCCACGCCTTGTTCAAGGCCATGAGCCACATGCTGTGTATCGGGTACGGGCAGCAGGCGCCCGAGGGCATGACGGACGTTTGGCTGACGATGCTGAGCATGATCGTGGGCGCCACCTGCTACGCGATGTTCATCGGCCACGCCACCGCGCTCATCCAGTCGCTGGACTCCTCTCGGCGCCAGTACCAGGAGAAG TACAAGCAAGTGGAACAGTACATGTCCTTCCACAAATTGCCGGGAGACACGCGCCAGCGGATCCACGAGTACTACGAACACCGTTACCAGGGCAAGATGTTTGACGAGGAGAACATCTTGGGGGAACTGAGCGAGCCCCTCAAAGAG GAAATCATCAACTTCAACTGCCGCAACCTCGTGGCCAACATGCCGCTTTTCGCCAACGCCGATCCCAACTTCGTGACGGCCATGCTGACCAAGCTGCGCTTCGAGGTCTTCCAGCCAGGGGACTTCATCATCCGGGAGGGCACTGTGGGCAAGAAGATGTACTTCATCCAACACGGCGTGGTCAGCATCCTGACTCGTGGCTCCAAGGAAATGAAGCTCTCGGACGGCTCCTACTTTGGAG AGATCTGTCTCCTCACTCGCGGCCGGCGCACAGCCAGCGTGCGGGCCGACACCTACTGCCGCCTCTACTCGCTCTCGGTGGACAACTTCAACGAGGTCTTGGAGGAATACCCCATGATGCGCCGGGCCTTTGAAACCGTCGCCATGGACCGGCTGGACCGCATAG GTAAGAAGAACTCAATCCTGCTGCGCAAGCGAGCGGAACACAGCTCCAGCACCGTGAACAACGAGATCATCCAGCAGATCGTCAAACACGACCAGGACATGGCATACAACATCCAGGACTTGCAGCCGGTGATGGCCGGGCGGGAGCTGAGTGGCAAACCAGTGATCTGGGAGCCGCTGGTCCACGCCCCGCTCCAGacggccgccgccaccaccaacGTGGCCATCGCGCTGACGCACCAGCAAAGCCTCGCGGCTCACATCTTCCTGCCCCCGTCCTCCTCCGTGTCCAGCCCTCTCTCCCCCGACGCCGTCCTGATTCCCCGCCACCCCCGGCACTCCCAGCCCAGCCTGGGCGGCTCTCGCCCTTCCTCGGTCAGCTCGCCCGCGTCAGGGGCCCAGTCCCACTTACAAACGCCGGCTGCTGGGTCCCCGTCCTCGCCCATGGTTCAGGGCACGTCGCCTCTGGAAAGCGCCGGGCCCAGAGGCATCCCCCTGGGACCCCCCATCCCTCGGCCAGTCCAGAGGGGAGAAGCCGTCCCGGGAGGAAGCCAGCCTCAGCTCTCCAAGTCCCGCGGCACGTCCGTCTCCACCTCGCTTCTGCAACAGCCGGCGAGCGCCTCGTCCCTCCCTCCCGGACGAACTCTCCATTACAGCCTCTCCCGGGCCACCGGGTCCCACATTTCCCTGTTTTTGCAGCCTCAGCAGCTGGTGAGACACCGCAGCACGCAAGGCCTTTCGGTGGGCCGCCTCACCCAGGATGTCCGGCCGCTTTCGGCCTCCCAGCCCTCCTTGCCTCACCGGCTCACTCAGCAGGCGGACATGGGCCCCTCCCAGCAGGCCAGGAAGTCGGCCGGGAATCTGACGCACCGGTCCTCTCCTTCAGTCCCGGGGCTCCTAGCCAAAGCAGCCTCTGGTGTGGCCGTCCGGCCCGCTCTGCCACAGCAGGTGCCTTTGGGTTCCAGCCGCTCCGCGAGCGGGGCTAGCACCCCGCAGTCCCCTGCCTCGACGCCGCGTCCCACCGCCACCCCGTCCCGAAAGGGTTCCGTGGCGTTCAGCCCCGACGTGGACACTGGGAAACCTAAGCTCGCATCCAACATGTGA